The DNA window CCGCCCGATGATGCTCCGCCCGAGAAGGGGGAGCAGGCAGCTCCCCCTGCCGACCCACCGAAGCCACCGAAGCGTGCAGAGCGTGCGCCGCTGCCAGCGCATCTCGAGCGCCATCGGGAGCGCTTGACGGTGCCCGCCTCGGAGCGCGTCTGCGGTCAATGCGGTCGAGACAAGGCCTGCATTGGCTACCGGACCAGCGAGGTGCTCGACTTCATTCCTGCGCGTTTCATCGTCGTCGAGCAGCAACGAGAGAAGCTCGCTTGCCCACGCTGTCCCGAGCAGGGCGTCTCCACCGCTCCGCCCGACAAGGTCATGGACCGCGGTCGTCCCGGTCCTGGCCTGCTCGCCAAGCTCGTCGTCGACAAGTTCGAGGACTCGATGCCCCTGTATCGGCAGGCCCAGGCGTGTGCGCGCTCGGGCGTCGTCCTGTCGTCCTCCACGCTCGGAGACTGGACCGCGTTCACCCTCGACCTGCTCGCGCCCATCGCGGCGCGCATCACCGAGCGGGTCCTCGCCGAGCCTTATCTGCGCACCGACGATACCGGCATTCCCGTCCAGGACCGCAAGCATCCTCGGCGCCTCAAACGCGGTCACCTGTGGGTCTTCGTCGGCGACCACCTCGCTTCCTTTCTCTATGCGCCCGACTGGAAGGCCAAGCACCCAGCGGCCCTGCTTCAGCCCTTTCAGGGCTTTCTTCAGGGCGATGGCTACGCTGGCTACAATGCCATGCTGCGCCAATCCACTCACTCCGCGCCGAGTCTGTCCGAGGAGCGTCGGCTCGGATGCGGCATGCACATCCGCGCCAAATTCGAGAAGGCTGCCAAGCTCGGCGATCTCAGCGCCGCCATCGCTCTCGGCTACTTCAAGGGCATCTATCTTGTCGAGGCCGAGTGCAAGGCGCGCGGTTTCTCTCCAGAGCAGCGGCACGCTTATCGACAAGCCCACGCGATGCCCCTGGTCGATGCACTCTTTCAGTGGGTGCGCGAGACCCACAAGACGCTCGTGCCGAAGACGCCTCTGTATGAGGCGACCTTCTATGCGAAAGGTCAGGAGGCCGCCTGGCGACGGTGCTTCTCCGACGGGCGCTTCGAAATCGACAATGGCGAGGCGGAGCGGCAGCTGCGCAAGATCGCTGTCGGTCGCAAGAACTTCCTTTTCGCCGGCTCCGACAAGGGCGCTGAACGTCTCGCCATCGGCTTCACGCTTTTCCGCTCGTGCAGCCTGCAAGGGGTCAACCCTCTCCTCTGGGCCACCGATGTCATCACCAAGCTGCAACGCGGCTGGCCACGCTCGAGGCTCGACGAGCTACTCCCCGACGCTTGGTCCAAGGCGCACACCAGCGACGCAACGGCTGTAGGCGTCGCCGCCTCGTAGCCGCATCCGCATTCCTGCTCGACGTCGGATGAAGGCTCCCGAGGTTGGCTTGCGGGCGTTCCACGCTCCCGTCTGCCTTGCGCCAGCATGCGCCCAGGAGAGCTTGCACCTCGCTCTTCCCACGCCTCAACCCTCTTCTGGGCATGCCCTGGGCCGGACGCTTACTCTCCAGCGATCTCCTGCGCCTCGACATCCGCCGTGACGACCTGCTCGCCAGCAAGCTGGCGCTGCGGGACTACCTGCGCACCCTGGTGCAGGCGAAGCGGGCCAACCCCGGAGACGACCTGCTCAGCGGGCTCTCGAAGGCCCAGACGGAGGGCGAGCCCCTCAGCGACGACGAGATCGCCTCGATCGGTCAGCTCCTGCTGATCGCCGGGCACGAGACCACGACGAACATGATCGGCCTGGGCACGCTCACCCTCCTGCGCATGCCCGGCGTCTGGGCCGAGCTCTGCGCTCACCCGGAGCGCATCGACGCCGCCGTGGAGGAGCTGCTGCGTTACCTCACCGTCCCCCAGTTCGGCCTGCTCCGGGTGGCGACGGCGCCGCTCACCGTGGGAGGACAGCCGATCGCTGCGGGGGAGCAGGTGGTCCTGCACCTGGCGTCGGCGAACCGCGACGCGATCCAGTTCGCGCAGCCCGACCACTTCCAGCTCGACCGGGCCAGAAACCAGCACGTGGCGTTCGGCCACGGCATCCATCAGTGCATCGGCCAGCTGCTCGCCCGCGTGGAGATGCGGATCATCCTGTCGAAGCTCCTCGCGCGGTTCCCCGATCTGCGGCTGCTCCACCCGGACGCGCCGCCGTCGTTCCGGGAAAACTCGGTGATCTACGGCGTGAATGAGCTTCAGGTCACCTGGGGCGCGCGCCCGCCCGCCGCGCGCTGACGGACGCGACGGCCCGCCCCGCGCCGGGCATCGGGTTCCTCCCGGGTTCTCGGTGTTCTGGCTGGGTTCTACACTGAACGCCGTGAGCCACCCCTACCGCACCCCGCCCCGGGAACCACCGGCCCGCCAGACCGACCCGAACCGGCTCCGTGTCGCCACCTTCGCGTTCGGCTTCCTGTGCGTCATCGCCGGCGCAGCGTTCTCGGGTGTGGACCGGGCGAAATGCGCCCTCCTCGGCACCCTGGGCGGCGTCGTCGCGATGATCTCGCGACCTCAGGTCTGCTGAACGCGCCGCCTACACCAGCGACTCCCCGCCATCCACGGCGAGGATCTGCCCGGTGATGAAGTCGTTCTCCGCGAGGAACACCACCGCGCGTGCCACGTCCTCGGGACGCCCGATGCGGCCCAGCGGTATCCGCGACAGCGCGCGCGCCCGCTCGGCATCGTCCGTTCCTTCGGGCAGCAGCACCGCGCCTGGCGCAACCCCGTTCACCCGCACCTCGGGCGCGAGCGCCAGCGACAGGCCACGCACCACCTGGGCGAGCGCCGCCTTCGACACCGAGTACGGCACGTACTCGCGCCACGGCCGCTCCGCACTCAAGCACACCAGCGCGACCACACTCCCGCGCGCCTCTCGCAGCGCCTCTCGCAGCGCGAGCGACAGCAGGTAAGGCGCCTCCGCGTTGAGTTTCAGCGCCCGGTCCCACGGCTCGGCCGAGAGCGCGGCAGGATCGATCCGCTCGTAGTTCGCCGCGTTGTGGACCAGCAGATCCAGCTTCCCCGACGTCCACGCCAGCGCCTCGTCCGCGAGCCGCTGGATTCCCGCTCGATCGCCGAGGTCGGCCTGGATGGCCGTGGCGCGCCGACCGAGCCGTCGCGCCTCCTCGACCACGGCCAAGGCCCCGCTCTCGCTGTGCGCGTAGTGGACGATCACGTCCGCGCCTGCTGCGGCGACGGCGCGGACGATCGACGCGCCCACCCGGACGCCGCCGCCCGTGATCAGCGCCGTCCGACGCCGATCCGGGCTGGAGAGGGGGACCTCGGTCACGCCTTGGCTCAGGCCGAGGCCTTCACCACGTCGGTGATGCCCTGCACGCTCTTCGCGCTCTTGGCGAGCATCTCTTTCTCGTCCGCGGACAGGTCGAGCTCCACGATCTTCTCGACGCCACCGCCGCCGATGACCACGGGCACGCCCATGTAGAGGTCGTTGTAGCCGTACTCGCCGGTCAGGTACACGGCCGACGCCAGCAAGCGCTTCTGGTCGAGCAGGTAGCTCTCGGCCATCGCCACCGCCGCCGAGGCCGGCGCGTAGTACGCGCTCGTCCCCATCAGCCCGACGATCTCGCCGCCGCCCTTGCGGGTGCGCTCGATGATCGCGTCGAGCTTCTCCTTGCCGATGAACTTCGAGATGTTCACGCCGTTGATCGTGGTCGCGCTGAGCACCGGCACCATGTCGTCGCCGTGGCCGCCGAGCACCATCGCCCGCACGTCCTTCACCGACACGCCCGCCTCACGCGCGAGGAAGAGCTGGAAGCGCGCGCTGTCGAGCACGCCGGCCATGCCCACCACCTTCTCGCGGGGGGCGCCCGTGCGGCGCTTGTACTCGTAAACCATCGCGTCGAGCGGGTTCGAGATGACGATCACGAATGCGTCCGGGCAGTGCTCCTTGGCGCCGTCCGCCACGCTGCGGATGATCGGCAGGTTCGTCGCCACCAGATCATCGCGGCTCTGACCCGGCTTGCGCGGGATGCCGGCGGTGACGATGATGACGTCCGCGCCTGCACAGTCCTTCCAGTCGGAGCTGCCGGTGATGCTCGCGTCGTAGCCGAGGATCGCGCTGTTCTGCTCCAGATCGAGGGCCTTGCCCTTGGCGAAGTTCGTCTTCGAGGGGATGTCGAAAAGGACGACGTCTCCGAGCTGCTTGCGCGCGATGAGTGCCGCGAGCTCTCCGCCGATGTTGCCTGCGCCGATCAGGGCGATCTTCTTCCGCTTGCTCATGGCCGGCCCCTTTACCACCCCGCTGCCCGGAGACCAACCACGGCCCTTGCCTGTCGACGCACTCCCGGCTAAGCCGCCCTTCGATGGTCCCTGAAGAGACGCTTCGGCTCGCGCTCGGCAGGACGCTCGAGCACACCTCATTTCCCTGGCTCGGCGAGCGGTACGAAGGGAAGGTGAGGGACTGCTACACCACCGCGGACGGCCGACGTTACCTGGTGGTCACCGACCGGGTGAGCGCCTTCGATCGCGTGCTCGGGACGCTCCCCCTCAAGGGCCAGATCTTGAACGGCCTCGCCGCCTTCTGGTTCGAGCGCACCCGGGACGTCGCCCCCAGCCACCTGATCTCCCGCCCTGATCCCTCCGTGATGGAGGCCATCGAGTGCACTCCCTTGCCCGTGGAGATGGTCGTCCGCGCCTACCTCACCGGCGTCACCTCCACCAGCATCTGGACCCACTACGCCGCGGGCGCGCGCAAATTCTGCGGCCACCTCCTTCCTGACGGCTTGCGCAAGAACGAGCCGCTGCCCACCCCCATCCTCACGCCGAGCACCAAGGCGGCGAAGGGTGGCCACGACATCTCCGTCTCCCGCGCCGAGCTGCTCGCCCAGACGGATCTCTCCGAGCGCGACTTCGACGAAGCCGAGGCCATGGTCATGTCGCTCTTCGCCGAAGGCTCGCGCTGGTGTGCCGAGCGCGGGCTGATCCTCGCCGACACCAAGTACGAGCTGGGCCGCGACCGCGACGGCAAGCTCCGCGTCATCGACGAGATCCACACCCCCGACTCCTCCCGCTTCTGGTTCGCCGAGACCTACGCCGAGCGCCTCGCGCGCGGTGAGGAGCCCGAGTCCTTCGACAAGGAGTACGTCCGGCGCTGGCTCGCCGCGCAGGGCTTCCAGGGCGACGGCCCCATCCCCGAGATCCCCGACGCGATCCGCATCGAGGCCTCGCGCCGCTACATCGTCGCCTACGAGAGAATCACCGGGGACACCTTCGTCCCCGACCTGGAAGACCCGGTCGCGCGGATCCGCCGCGCGCTCGGGCCCGCCGATCAGCAAGGAGTCCCACGCCCGTGAAAGCCATCGTCCGAGTCCGGTTGAAGCGAGACGTGCTGGACCCTCAGGGGGACGCCGTGAAGCGCGCCCTGGACCACCTGGGTTTCGAGGGCGTGAAGGGCGTCCGCGTCGGCAAGCTCATCGAGCTGGAGCTCGATCCCGCGCTCGCCACCGCGCCCGATCTGGAGCAACGCCTCCGCGTCATGGCCGACGAGATGCTCGCGAACACCGTGGTCGAGGACTACGAGGTCGAACTCGTCTCCTGAGCGCGGCGCGTGACCCGGCGCTCCTCGATCCCAGTGCCCTGACGACCATCACCCCACGGGCTGCTCCGCGACTTCGCCCTCGGCCTTTCCCGGGTGATCCAGCTCGCGCCGCAGCCGCTCCAGATCCAGCGCCCCCTCCCACTTCGACACCACGATCGTCGCCACCCCGTTCCCCACCAGGTTGGTGAGCGCTCGCCCCTCCGACATGAACCGGTCCACCCCCAGAATGAGCGCGATGCTCGCCACCGGGATGTGCCCCACCGAGGCCAGCGTCGCCGCCAGCACGATGAACCCCGACCCCGTCACCGCGGCGGCCCCCTTCGACGTGAGCAGCAGGACGCCGATGAGCCCCAGCTCCTGCCCCAGCGACAGCGGCGTGTTCGTCGCCTGCGCCAGGAACACCGCCGCCAGCGTCAGGTAGATGCACGTCCCGTCGAGGTTGAACGAGTAGCCCGTGGGGATGACCAGCCCCACCACCGACCGGTGGCACCCGAGCCGCTCCATCTTCGCCAGCATCCGCGGCAGCGCCGCCTCCGACGACGACGTCCCCAGCACGATGAGCAGCTCTTCCCGGATGTACCGCACGAACTTCAGGATGCTGAACCCGGCGAGCCACGCGATGATCCCCAGCACCGCGAACACGAACAGCAGGCACGTCGCGTAGAAGCAGAGCATCAGCTTCACCAGCGACGCGAGCGTCGCGATCCCGAATTTGCCGATGGTGAACGCCATCGCCCCGAACGCGCCGATCGGCGCCGCCCGCATCAGGATCGCCACGACCTTGAACAGCACCGCCGAGCTCGCGTCGACGAGCGCGATCAGCGGCTTCCCTCGCTCACCCACCCCGTGCAGCGCGAAGGCGGCCAGGATCGCCAGCAGCAGCACCTGCAGGATCTCCCCCTCTGCGAAGGCCCCGACCACCGTATCCGGGATGACGTGCAGCACGAAGTCGACCGCGCTCTGCTCCTTCGCCTGGCGGATGTACCCGGACACCGACGACGCATCGATGTGCGCCGCGTCCACGTTCATCCCCGCCCCCGGCTTCGCCAGGTTCGTGGTCACGAGGCCGATCACCAGCGCGATCGTCGTCAGCGCCTCGAAGTACAGGAGTGCCTTCAGCCCGACCCGCCCCACCTTCTTCAGATCGCTCATCCCGGCGATCCCCTGCACCACCGTGCAGAAGATGATCGGCGCGATGATCATCTTCACCAGCTTGATGAACCCATCCCCGAGGGGCTTCAGCTTCGTCCCGAACTCCGGGAACAGCGTCCCCACCCCGATGCCGAGCGCGATCGCGCAC is part of the Chondromyces crocatus genome and encodes:
- the mdh gene encoding malate dehydrogenase; translated protein: MSKRKKIALIGAGNIGGELAALIARKQLGDVVLFDIPSKTNFAKGKALDLEQNSAILGYDASITGSSDWKDCAGADVIIVTAGIPRKPGQSRDDLVATNLPIIRSVADGAKEHCPDAFVIVISNPLDAMVYEYKRRTGAPREKVVGMAGVLDSARFQLFLAREAGVSVKDVRAMVLGGHGDDMVPVLSATTINGVNISKFIGKEKLDAIIERTRKGGGEIVGLMGTSAYYAPASAAVAMAESYLLDQKRLLASAVYLTGEYGYNDLYMGVPVVIGGGGVEKIVELDLSADEKEMLAKSAKSVQGITDVVKASA
- a CDS encoding SDR family oxidoreductase, coding for MTEVPLSSPDRRRTALITGGGVRVGASIVRAVAAAGADVIVHYAHSESGALAVVEEARRLGRRATAIQADLGDRAGIQRLADEALAWTSGKLDLLVHNAANYERIDPAALSAEPWDRALKLNAEAPYLLSLALREALREARGSVVALVCLSAERPWREYVPYSVSKAALAQVVRGLSLALAPEVRVNGVAPGAVLLPEGTDDAERARALSRIPLGRIGRPEDVARAVVFLAENDFITGQILAVDGGESLV
- a CDS encoding cytochrome P450; this encodes MPWAGRLLSSDLLRLDIRRDDLLASKLALRDYLRTLVQAKRANPGDDLLSGLSKAQTEGEPLSDDEIASIGQLLLIAGHETTTNMIGLGTLTLLRMPGVWAELCAHPERIDAAVEELLRYLTVPQFGLLRVATAPLTVGGQPIAAGEQVVLHLASANRDAIQFAQPDHFQLDRARNQHVAFGHGIHQCIGQLLARVEMRIILSKLLARFPDLRLLHPDAPPSFRENSVIYGVNELQVTWGARPPAAR
- a CDS encoding phosphoribosylaminoimidazolesuccinocarboxamide synthase, which produces MVPEETLRLALGRTLEHTSFPWLGERYEGKVRDCYTTADGRRYLVVTDRVSAFDRVLGTLPLKGQILNGLAAFWFERTRDVAPSHLISRPDPSVMEAIECTPLPVEMVVRAYLTGVTSTSIWTHYAAGARKFCGHLLPDGLRKNEPLPTPILTPSTKAAKGGHDISVSRAELLAQTDLSERDFDEAEAMVMSLFAEGSRWCAERGLILADTKYELGRDRDGKLRVIDEIHTPDSSRFWFAETYAERLARGEEPESFDKEYVRRWLAAQGFQGDGPIPEIPDAIRIEASRRYIVAYERITGDTFVPDLEDPVARIRRALGPADQQGVPRP
- the tnpC gene encoding IS66 family transposase, which produces MPCAVARGEYTARYVARSSSAVVKAPVDLVQVRRQLTQLADRGCVTELIEHVLGWLTQLTDAHHALTLRLQTALRALYGRKSQKVSSQQLSLWLTTLLDADEAPASQLPEAPPDDAPPEKGEQAAPPADPPKPPKRAERAPLPAHLERHRERLTVPASERVCGQCGRDKACIGYRTSEVLDFIPARFIVVEQQREKLACPRCPEQGVSTAPPDKVMDRGRPGPGLLAKLVVDKFEDSMPLYRQAQACARSGVVLSSSTLGDWTAFTLDLLAPIAARITERVLAEPYLRTDDTGIPVQDRKHPRRLKRGHLWVFVGDHLASFLYAPDWKAKHPAALLQPFQGFLQGDGYAGYNAMLRQSTHSAPSLSEERRLGCGMHIRAKFEKAAKLGDLSAAIALGYFKGIYLVEAECKARGFSPEQRHAYRQAHAMPLVDALFQWVRETHKTLVPKTPLYEATFYAKGQEAAWRRCFSDGRFEIDNGEAERQLRKIAVGRKNFLFAGSDKGAERLAIGFTLFRSCSLQGVNPLLWATDVITKLQRGWPRSRLDELLPDAWSKAHTSDATAVGVAAS
- the purS gene encoding phosphoribosylformylglycinamidine synthase subunit PurS, which produces MKAIVRVRLKRDVLDPQGDAVKRALDHLGFEGVKGVRVGKLIELELDPALATAPDLEQRLRVMADEMLANTVVEDYEVELVS
- a CDS encoding dicarboxylate/amino acid:cation symporter; the protein is MSSPETPANAGRPDAKPRWYGNLYVQVLCAIALGIGVGTLFPEFGTKLKPLGDGFIKLVKMIIAPIIFCTVVQGIAGMSDLKKVGRVGLKALLYFEALTTIALVIGLVTTNLAKPGAGMNVDAAHIDASSVSGYIRQAKEQSAVDFVLHVIPDTVVGAFAEGEILQVLLLAILAAFALHGVGERGKPLIALVDASSAVLFKVVAILMRAAPIGAFGAMAFTIGKFGIATLASLVKLMLCFYATCLLFVFAVLGIIAWLAGFSILKFVRYIREELLIVLGTSSSEAALPRMLAKMERLGCHRSVVGLVIPTGYSFNLDGTCIYLTLAAVFLAQATNTPLSLGQELGLIGVLLLTSKGAAAVTGSGFIVLAATLASVGHIPVASIALILGVDRFMSEGRALTNLVGNGVATIVVSKWEGALDLERLRRELDHPGKAEGEVAEQPVG